CGATCATGTCCGACTCGTCGACGCGGGCGAAACCTTCGATGCTCGAGCCGTCGAAGCCCTGGCCCTCATCCATCGCCTGCTCAAGCTCTTCGACCGTGATCGCGAAGCTCTTGAGCGACCCCAGGATGTCCGTGAACCAGAGCCGGATGAACTTGACGTCCTGCTCGCGGCACGACTGCAGCACGTACGCCTTCTGGTCGTCGAGCATGATGGCCTTCCGTCTCGCTGCGATAACTGGCGCCATTGTATCGACGCGACTCCTGCCAACCGGCAGGAAATAGCGCTCCGGCTGCCGCTCGTAACCTGAACTTAACCGCGTCTTCCACCGTGACCTTCGCGGACGTCTGCCGGCCGGTGTCGCCGTCGCCACGAGGTTTCGCTGACGCCGGGCGACCTAACTTGCTATTATGTAGTACCTGTACGCCGAGGGAGGATACGCATGACGAAGGAATACGGGCTTCCCTGCCCTGTCGCCCGCACACTCGAGATCGTCGGTGACCGCTGGACGCTGCTGATCGTCCGCGACCTGCTCGCGACGGGCACGCGCAAATACGCCGAGCTTTCGGAGTCGCTTAAGGGGATCGCGCCGAATATCCTGGCGGACCGCCTGAAGACGCTGGAAGAGCACGGCATCGTCGAGCGCGAGTTCTACTCCGAGCACCCGCCGCGCGCGCACTACAAGCTGACGAAGAAGGGCGGCGAGTTGAACATGGTCATGCTGGCGCTCCTCCAGTGGGGCAACCGGCACCTCTACGATGGCGTATCCATCGTGCACGAGGCGTGCAGCCACGACGTGACGCTCACCGTCATGTGCGAGCACTGCGGCGAACGTGTGCGGCCCCGCGAGATGCATCGCAAGTTCAAGCGCCGCGAAGCCGCGATCGCCGCCGGCGCGAGCATATAGGTCGGAGGGCGCCCCGCCGAGTGGCGGACTGGGCGCGCGTCTCTCCTCGATCCAGCTACTTGACTTTTGCTAGTGACTTACTACAGAATTGCTAGTGACGCGCGACCTGCGCCACGCCGCTAGCGAGGAGTCACCAGCTGCCATGGACACCGACTTCGCCCTCCGCGCCATTACCGCCAGCCGGGAAGCCGAAGCGAAGCGCCTGCTGCGAGCACGCGCCGCCCGCGAGGACGCCGCCGTCCTGGGACCGCCGCGCGGGCGGTTCCCGTCGGTGCTCCGCACGGTACTTGGCTCGCCGAAACAGAAGGCCGTCGACGGCATCCAGGGAAAGCACGCCAACCCCACGGTCTAGCTGCATTCTCGCGTCGCTCCGTGCATTCCACCTGCGCAAACGATGTCGCGCTGTCGAATGGCATGTTGGCCGCGCTTCCGTCCTGCACACCTGCCGCACGCACCCTGGGCATCCCGCATCCCGCTTCCAGCATCCCGCGTCCAACAACGGCACTTCCCCCTGCCCCGCCGACGTGCTTTGATCGATCGCGCCACCATTGACGATGGGCACGGAGGAGTTCGAGCATGGCCGGACAGATGGCATCGTTTCCGAGCAACGGTCACACCGGCGAGGGCCATCTCGCCATGCCGGCATCGGGAAGCGGCCCGGGCGTGGTTGTCATCCAGGAGTGGTGGGGGCTCGTGCCGCACATCAAGGACGTCGCCGACCGGCTGGCGGACGCGGGGTACGTGGCGCTGGCGCCGGACCTGTACCACGGCAAGACGACGACCGAGCCGGACGAAGCCGGCAAGCTGATGATGTCGATGAAGATGGACGAAGCCGCGCAGGACATGTCCGGCGCCTTCGACTATCTGAAGGGTCACGACGCGACGACGGGGAAGATCGGCAGCGTTGGCTTCTGCCTGGGCGGCGGTCTCTCGCTGTATCTCGCGACGCTGCGCCCGGTCGACGCGTGCGTCATCTACTACGGCGCGCTGCCCGGCGTGCAGCCGGACCTCAATAATATCGCGGGATCCGTGCTCGGGCACTACGCGGAGAACGACGGCTGGGCATCGCCGGAGGCGGCGGCGGCGTTGAAGAAGCAGATCAGCGACGCGGGCAAGCAGGTCGAGTTCTACCAGTACGCGAATACGGGCCACGGTTTCTTCAACGACGACCGTCCGGAGGCACACAACGCCGAAGCAGCAAAGCTGTCGTGGCAGCGGACGCTCGACTTCTACAAGAAGCACCTCTCCTGAGGTGGCATTTGAGCGCACACGCGAGCCGTATCGCATCAGCACCGACCCGGAGCTGCTCGACCTGGACGTCATCCATGGTTTTCTCAAGGGGGCGTACTGGTCGCCGGGCGTGCCCCGCCAGGTCATCGAGCGCGCGATCGAGGGATCGCTGAACTTCGGCCTGTACAGGGGCGATGAGCAGATCGGATTTGCGCGCGTGTGCACGGACCGCGCGACATTCGCCTACCTGATGGACGTGTTCGTGCTGCCCGAGCATCGTGGCAACAAGCTGTCGGTGTGGCTCATGGAGACCGTGATGGCGCATCCTGACCTACAGGACCTGCGCATCTTCCGGCTCGCGACGCGTGACGCGCACAGCCTCTACGAGAAGGTGGGGTTCAGCCGCATCGCCAACCCGGACGCCATGATGGAGATCACGAGGCCAGACATGTACTTGACGATGGAGCAACAGCCATGAAAGCAGCGGTCTATTACGAAGCCGGCAAGCCCGACGTCTTTCGATACGAAGACGTGGCCGATCCGCAACTGCATCCAAAGGGCATCTTATTCGACGTCCAGGCGATCGGCATCGAGGGCGGGGACGTCCTCAACCGTGCGGGCGGCGAGCTGGTGCAGCGGCCGCACATCGTCGGCTACAACTGCGCCGGCGTCGTGCGGGAGGTGGGCGCGGAGGTCACGGACCGCAAGCCCGGCGACCGCGTCATGGCGCTGATGGCCAACGGTTCGCACGCGGCGATGGCGTCGGTGCCCGCGACCTCGACGTGGCTCGTCCCCGAGGGCGTCACGCTGGAACAGGCGGCGTGCGTGCCGGTGGCGTTCGGGACGGCGCATGACTGCGTACACGAGTTCGGGCGTGTGAAGCAGGGCGAGACCGTGCTGATCCAGGCGGGCACGTCGGGCGTGGGCATCGCCTGCGTGCAGATCGCCAGCCGTGCGGGCGCGACGGTCATCGCGACGTCGTCGTCGGATGAGAAGCTGGAGCGGCTGCGCGAGTACGGCATGAGCCACGGCGTGAACTACGCGGACGGCGACTTCGTCCCGAAGGTGCGCCAGATCACGGGCGGCAAGGGTTGCGACCTGATCGTCGATTCGGTGGGCGGCAAGACGCTCGAGGGCAGCATCCTCTGCGCGGCGTATCGCGGCCGCATCATCACGGTCGGCAACGTCAGCCGCGAAGGCAAAGCGATCGACGTCGGGCCGCTTTCCGGCGCCAACGCATCGCTCACGGGCGTGTTCTTCGGTCTCGAGACGGTGCTGGGCGCCGCACGGGTGGTGCCGATGATGGACGGCATCCTCAAGGCGATCGCCGACGGCGAGATGAAGGTGGCCACTGACCGGAAGTTCCCGCTCTCCGAGGCCGCCGACGCGCACGCGTACATCGAGAGCCGCGCCGCGTTCGGCCGCGTGCTGCTGATTCCGTAGGCATCGGGAACAACTGCAACGTACGAGAGGGAGGCGCGCCGCCCTCTTCTTCAGTTCGCGGACAGCTCGGCGAACACCGTGAACAGTTCGTCCTTGTTAACGGAGGAGAGGCGGATGTCATCGAACCACGCCTCGAACTTCGCACGGTCCCATGTTCCGCGCGAAGTCAACTCATCGAGGCGCTCCCAGGGCGGCGCCGGTATGCCCAGATCCATGAGGGCGCGATTGCGCTCGACGACCTGTTCGGCGGCGCCGTCCGCGAAGGCCCGTTCGACGCCATCGCTCCTGCGCCCGCAGGCGGCGCGCACGGCGTCCGGGTTGCCGAAGTAGTCGGTGACGGGTGCCGCCGCGAGCAGTTTCGCGCCCGTCAGCGGCCCGATGCCCGGGACGCCCATGATGTTGTCCGAGGGGTCGCCGATCAGCGCGCGGTAATCGAGGAAACGCTCGCGCGGGAAGACCACAGGGTCGCCCTTCGATGTGCGCGGCGCCGCCGCCTCGAAGAAATTCGACTCGTCGATGATGATGCGCTTTACGGGCGCATATACGGACAGCTTCGGGCCGATGAGCTGCAGGAAGTCGCGGTCCGTCGAGACGATGCGCGCCGTGCCTTCGGGGTGCGCGTGGACCATGCCCGCGATCAGGTCATCGGCCTCGGTGTTGTCGCCGCGCAAGACATCGACGGGCGCGTGGGCCATCGCCGCCGCGAAGTCATCGATCGCGGCGAGGATGGTCGGTTCGTTCTGGATGAACTTCGGGTCGCCCTCGCGGCCGGTCTGGTAGGGCGGGTACATCGCGCGGCGGCGGAGCGGGCGTCCCTTGTCGAAGCAGATCGCGACGCGCGTCAGTGTTTGTGACGCCTTGCTCTCCGGCGGCTCGCCGCGGCGGGCGATCGCGCCGAGCACCGCGCCCGTCACGCCGAGTTCGGCGACGCGCAGCTTGCGCTCGTCGTCCTCGGGCTTCATGGCGCGTTCGAGGCTGTAGTAGCCGGCCCAGGCCATGTTGTTGCCATCGATGAGGAGGAGCATCGCGGTGCATTCTGCGGGACGGCATCGGGAGGAGCCAGCGACACGATAGCGAGAGGCCGGCGCAGGCTATGCAGCCCCTCGCCGGCCTCCATCCCCGCCGGATCCCTCCAGGAGGTTTCACATGAAGCATCGGCGCCTAACGGAGCGCGTGAACGTAGGGGATCTTCCGCGATTTTTCGCGACTCGACGTTTCAGTTCCTCGGGAATCGTCAGGGCGGATGTTTCGCTGCGTAAGAATGACGATTCGTGCGTTACAAGGCGGAATGCTTCGGCTTCGCTCAGCATGACGGGTGCCGCGGCTGGTCAGGCGAAGACGTTGACCGCGCGCTGCGCTGCGTCGATGAGCGGCATGGGGTAGACGCCGAACGCGAAGACGCCGGCGGCGGCGACCAGCAACATGCCCTGCATGGCCGGCTCAATGCGCAACGCGGGCAGATCTTCAGCCTCACCGGCGTACATCTGCCGCACGACGCCCAGGTAGTAGAACGCCGACAGCACCGTATTCAGCACGGCGACCATCACGAGCCACACGAGGTCGGCCTGCACCGCCGCGTTGAAGATGTAGATCTTGGCGATGAAGCCGGCGGTCGGCGGCAGGCCGGTCAGCGACAGCAGGCAGAACGTCAGCACGATGGCGGCGATCGGCGCGCGGCGGCCCATGCCGGCGTAGTCTTCGATCTCGGCGCTGTTCGTGCGATGCTCGATCGCCATGACGGCGAAGAAGGCGCCCAGGTTCGTGAACGCATACGTCGCGAGGAAGAAGACGACGGCGCTGGCGCCGAGTTGGCTGTCGCCGTCGGTGGTGGCGGAGATCGCGGCCATTCCGACGAGGAAGTTCCCGGCCTGCGCGATGGAGCTGTACCCCAGCAGCCGGCGTACGTTCGTCTGGCGCAGCGCCATGACGTTGCCGACCGTCATCGACACGGCGGCGAGCACGGCGAACATCATCTTCCAGTCGTCGCCGACGAACGTGTCCGTCCCGAAGCCCTCGAAGAAGATGCGCAGGACGACTGCGAAGGCCGCCGCCTTGCTGCCGACCGAAAGAAACGCGGCGACGGGCGCCGGCGCGCCCTGGTAGACATCGGGCGCCCACATCTGAAACGGCACGATCACCATCTTGAAGCCGAAGCCGGCGGCGATGAACACCATGCTGACGATCAGCGCCGACTGCATACCGGAGTCGCCGCTCGCGATCGTCTCCGCGATGCTCGGACCGCCGTCGGTGGAGATGAGACGCGTCGTGCCGGCGAGACCGAAGAGAAACGCCATGCCGTACAAGACGACGGCGGACGACACGGCGCCGAGCAGCAAATACTTGATCGCCGCCTCGCTGCCCTTATCGTCGCGCAGTAAGCCGGCGAGGATGAACTGCGTGATCGACGTCAGTTCCAGCGCGACGAAGATCGTCACGAGGTCGCGGGCGCCGGCGAGCAGCATCATTCCGGAGGTGGCGACGAGGATCAGCGCGAAGAACTCGCTCTGGTGCTCGCCGAAGCGATCGCTGTAGTCGAGCGACGCGACCACGACGGCACCGGCGACGCCGATGAACAGGAACATGAAGAAGATGCTGAAGTTGTCGAGCGCCATCGAATCAGTGAAGTACGACGCCTCGCGCTCGCGGACGATGAGCGTGACGAGCCAGATCGCCGAAGCGGCCAGGCCGGCGAGCGCCAGTCCCGCCACCAACTTCACGCGTTCGCGGGGAAGGACCAGGCCGGCGATGATGATCAACGCGGCGGCGACCATCACGGCGAGTATGGGGCCCAGTCTGTCGAGATCTTCCAGCACGTCCGGTCGCTACTCCCCTCGCGCTACGCCAGCGCCGTCACGATGTTGATGATGCCGGTGTCGATCACGTCGGTCACGATCGCCGGGTACACGCCAATGCCGACAATCGACACGATGAGCGCCGCCATCGGGACGCGCTCCCACCACGTATCCGCATCGGGCAGCGATGCCCAGCGATCCGTCTTCGGTCCGTAGAAGAGACGTTGGATTGTCCACAAGATGTAGCCCGCGGACAGCAAGATGCCGATGACGGCGACGATCGTAGGGACGGTGTACTTGTCGAAGCTGCCCAGGAAGACGAGCAACTCGGCGACGAAGCCTGACATCGCCGGCAGGCCAAGCGCCGCGAGGCCGGCGGTGATCATCACGACGGCGGTCAGCGGCATGGTGTGGGCGAGCCCCGAAAGCTGATCTAGGTCGCGGGTGTGCGCCCGGTCGTAGATGATGCCGACCATCACGAACAGCAGGCCCGTGATCGTGCCATGCGTGACCATCTGCAGCGCGGCGCCGTTCATGCTGACGTGCCCGAGCGCTGCGATGCCGAGCAGCACGTAGCCCATGTGACTCACGCTCGAATACGCGATCAAGCGTTTAAGGTCCTTCTGGCGGAGCGTGCAAAACGCGCCGTAGATCACCGAGATGGCGGCGAACGTCGCCAGCCATACGCCGTAGTCGCGCGCCGCATCGGGCAGCAGCGAGACGTTGATGCGGAGGATGCCGTAGCCGCCCATCTTCAGCAGCACACCCGCCAGGATCACGGAAACCGCGGTCGGCGCATCGGTGTGGGCGTCGGGCAGCCACGTGTGGAACGGGAACATCGGCAGCTTCACCGCGAAGGCAATGAAGATAAAGCCGAAGATCACCCAGAGCGGCAGCAGCGTGTCGGTGATCTCGCTCTGCTGCAGTCGCACCATGTCGAAGGTGGGCGTCGGCTCGGCGCTGAAGCCCATCACCAGGAAGCCAACCAGCATGAACGCCGATCCGGCGATCGTGTACAGCAGGAACTTCATCGCGGAGTACTCTTTGCGGCCGGTACCCCAGATCGAGATCAGCATGTACATGGGCAGCAACTCGACTTCCCAGAACAGGAAGAACTGGATCAGGTCGAGCGACGTGAACACGCCGAGCACGCCCGTCTCGAGCGCGAGCAGCCAGATGAAGTACTCCTTGGTGCGGAGCTTGATGCCGAACGACACGAGCGTCGCGACGACGAAGAGGAACGTGGTGAGCACGACCATCGCCATGCCGAGGCCATCGACGCCCATGTGGAATTGCACGTCGAAGCCGGCCGTGGCGGCGTCTATCCATGTCGCCTGGGAATCGAACTGGAACTGGTCAGCGGACGGCGTGCCGGGGCTGCGGTCGAACGCACCGAGCAGCACGATCGATGCGACGAACGCCGTCATCGTCGCGATGAGGGCGAGCCACTTCGCCTGGTTCTCGCTCTCGCGCGGGACGGTGAGCATGACCACGCCGGCGGCGACGGCGGGGAAGAAGACGGCGAAGACGAGCAGTCCGTTCATCTATGCCTCGATCAGCACGAGCATCAGCACCGCCGCGACGATCAGTCCGGCGAAGCCGAGGCTTCCGTACGCCTGCACGGAGCCGGACTGCAGCCAGCGCAACCCGTCGCCGGCGCGGCGGGTGACATTCGCGCTGCCGTTGACGGCGCCATCGACGATGTTCGTGTCGAACCACTGCGTAACAGCGACGACGACGCCCATCAGTCCGTTGCGGACGACGACGTCTTCGTACAGCTCATCGACGTAGTACTTCTCGGCGACGACGGTGTGGGCGGGGCCGAAGACGCGTTGCAGTTCCTCGGAGCGGACGGTCTTCGCTTCGTACACCAGCCATGCGGACGCGATGCCGGCGAGCGCCAGCGCCGTCGAGCCGATCGCGATCGGCCAGCTGAACTCCGCATGGTGCAGCAGTTCTTCGGACTCCAGCGGCAACGCGCCTTCCAGCAGGTGGGCGATGTCCTGGTTGAACGGCGCGTTGAGCAGCCCGGCGAGCACCGCCGGCACCGCGAGAATCAGCAACGGCAGCGCCATCACCGACGGCGATTCGTGCGGTTCACCGCCGTGCGCATCGTGGGCGCCGTGCTCGGACGGTTCGCCGCCCTTGTACTCGCCGTGGAACGTCAGGAAGACAGCGCGGAACGTGTAGAACGCCGTCATGAACACGACGATCATCGCGACCCAGAAGAGCAACTGGTTGTCGTCCCACGCCGAGCCGAGGATCTCATCCTTCGACCAGAAGCCGGCGAGCGGAAACACGCCGGCGAGGCTCAGCGACCCGATCAGGAACGTGAAATACGTGATCGGCATGTAGTTCCGCAGGCCGCCCATCTTGCGCATGTCGAACGTGCCCGTCGCGTGGTTCACGGAGCCAGATCCGAGGAAGAGCAGCGCCTTGAAGAACGCGTGCGTGAACAGGTGGAAGATCGCCGCGACATAGCCGCCGACGCCGAGCGCGAGCATCATGTAGCCGAGCTGGCTGATCGTCGAGTAGGCGAGCACGCGCTTGATGTCGGTCATGACGATGCCCATCGACGCGGCGAAGATCGCCGTAAAGCCGCCGATGTAGGCGACGGTCGTCATCGCATCGTCGGACGCCTGGAACACTGGGAACATGCGCGCGACGAGATAGACGCCGGCGGCGACCATGGTGGCGGCGTGGATCAGGGCGGAGACGGGGGTCGGGCCCTCCATGGCATCGGGGAGCCAGTTGTGCAGCGGGAACTGCGCCGACTTGCCGGCCGCGCCCGCGAAGACGCCAAGCGCAAATAGCGTGATCACGGTGTCCGACAGTTCGCCGGAGAGCGCCATCTCCTGGATCACCGGGATGTTGAAGGTGTCCGCCTTCGTCCAGATCAGCAGGATGCCGAGGAGAAAGCCGATATCGCCGAGACGCGTCGTCAGGAACGCTTTCTTCGCGGCGTCCGCGGCGGACTTCTTGTGAAACCAGAAGCCGATCAGCAGATACGACCCGAGACCGACGAGTTCCCAGAAGACGTAGACCATGAGGATGCTGTCGAACATCACCAGGCCGAGCATGGCGGCGGTGAAGAGCGACATCCACGCGAAGTAGCGGGCGTAACCGCCGTCGCCTGCCATGTAGCCCTGCGAATAGATCTGCACGAGCAGCGATACGGCCGTCACGACGACGAGCATGATCGCGCTGAGGCCATCGATGTTCAGTGCGAGGTCGATGGTCAGCGACTGGCCGCCGGCGCGTTCGAGGACCGTGTTGTCGGTGCTGATCGTCAGCCACTCGTACGTGCCCAACGCCAGGCGGTGGCCGTCGTTGTCGATGACGCTGTCGAGCGTCCAGAGCGAGAACGCGAACGCCGTGCCGATCGCGGCGATCGTGACGTAGCCCGAAAGCTTCGGGTAGGGCTTCGTGATGAAGCCGATGGTCATCAGCGACGCTATCGGCAGCAGCAGGATCGCCCAGACGATGCCTTCGGGGATCGTGGGAAGCAGCACCTGTTTCCTAACCCCTCAAATCTTGCGCATGATCTCGGCCGCGACGTGCGTCTTGCTGTCGGGCACCCAGATCTCGCGCGGCTGCGACATCGGCGCGTCGCTGGCTATCGGCGGCACGATGCGATTCGATATGCCCTCCGCGTCGAAGAGTTCCTTCCACACCTCCGCGGCGTAGGCGTTCTTCACTTCCATGAACTTGGACCACATCTGTCAGACCTCCGGTCTTCTGGAGGCTGGAGGCTGGAGGCTGGAGGCTGGTTCGCCGTCGCCGCGACGTTCGCGTGAGACCGCGATTCGGCCTGCGACGCTTGCGGTGAGCATGAGGATCACCATCGCAGCACGTCGATCTCGTCGATGTTCACGGTCTCGCGGTGGCGGTAGACGGCGACGGCGAGCGCGAGCGCGACGGCGGCCTCCGCCGCGGCGATGGTTATGACGAACGTCGCGAACACCTGCCCATCGAGCGGGCGCGGCGACTCGATGAAGCGCGCGAACGCGAGTAGCGTGACGTTGACGGCGTTCAGCATCAACTCGACGCCCATCAGGATGCCGATGGCGTTGCGCTTCGACAGCGCGAGGTAAAGGCCGATCGAGAAGAGTGCGGCGCCGACGATCAGCACTTCCTCGAGGTGCAAGGTCAACGTGAGCATGATCTCAACCACGATCGTCCGTCTCCTGGCGCGAGAGGATGATCGCGCCGATCATCGCGGTCGCAAGCAGCACCGACGCGACCTCGAACGGGACGATGTAGGGCTTGAGGAACGCTTCCCCGAGCGATGCCGCTGTTGTCGCGAACGCCTCGCGGTCGGAGGTGCGCCACTCGGTATCGATCGCGACGAAACAGATCACGCCGAAGACCAGCAAGCCGAGGACGAGCGCCGGCGCCTGGAAGACCGTCGATGAATTGAGGCGGTCGGCGCCGGGCGTGAGCATGATGGCGAACGTCATCAGCACGCCGACGGCGCCGGCGTAGATCAGCACCTGCACGACGGCGACGAAGTCAGCCGAGAGCACGATGTAGATTCCCGCCACACCGACGAACGTCAGCGCCAGGAAGAGCACCGAGTGCACCAGATTGCGCACGGCGGCGACCATCAGCGCGCAGACGATCGTCGTGGCGGAGAGGCTCCAGAACGCGATGACGATGGCGTTGTCCTCGATCAAACGGGCGTCTCCCTGAGTTCGCTCGCGGCGGGAGCCGGAAGAGACGGCACGTCGATCGTCGTGTACATGCGCGGGCGGTCCGGGAAGCGCTGGAACTTCGGCGCCATGGTGCGCACCCAGCCGACGATCAGCAATCCTGCGAGCGCGCCGTTGATCGCGATGCTCGCCGGCAGGATGACCGCGGCGCTCCAGCCCGTCTCCTCCCAGATCATCACTTCCGTGGCGACCGCCAGGATGTTGATAATCGCCATGGGCGTCATCCACTTCCACGCGAACGCGAGGAGCTGGTCGATGCGGAAGCGTGGGAGCGTGCCGCGCGTCCAGACGAAGATGAAGTAGACGGCGTAGATCTTGCCGATGAGGATCATCCAGCCGGGCACGATCTGGTCGAGTTCGTACATCCACCACCCGCCCAGGAATACCGTAGCGATGATCGCGGAGACGGCGACGGCGTTGATCAGTTCGGCGGCGTAGTACAGCCCGAACTTCATGCCGGAGTACTCGACGTGGTAACCGCCGGCGATCTCGGACTCCGCTTCGGCGAGGTCCGCCGGCGTGCGGTTCAACTCCGCCGTTGACGACAGGAAGTAGATCAGGAAGGCGAGCGGCTGCAGCATGACCAGGAGCAGCCAGTTGTCCGCCTGGAACAGCACGATGCCCTGCAGGTTCATCGTCCCGGCGAACATGACGACGCCGAGCAGCGACAGGACGATCGGGATCTCGTACGTCACGAGCATCGCGATCACCCGCATCGAGCCGAAGAGCGCGTACTTGTTGTTCGAGCCGTAGCCGCCGATGAAGACGGCGAGCGCTGCCAGCGATGACATCGCGAACAGGTAGACGATGCCGACATCGAGGTCGGCGAGCACCATGTTGCGGCCCCACGGGATCACGGCGAACAGCGCGATGCCCGGCACGGTGAACGCGATCGGCGCAAGCGTAAAGACGAGGCCGTCGGCGACCTTCGGCTGCAACACTTCCTTTTGCATCAGCTTGATCGCATCGGCGACGGGTTGCAGCAGTCCGAACGGACCGAGGCGGTTGGGGCCGAGACGCGACTGCATGCGCCCGACGACCCTTCGCTCCACCCAGATATTGATGATCGCGACGCCGCCGATGAAGCTGATGATGCCCAGCGTCCCGACGACGCCGGAGATGACGTAGATGCCCCAGTCGGGCACGTTGAGGTCATCGCGCAGGAGGTCGTACACGGCGTCGGTGAGATTCGACAGGTCGCGGATATCCCACCAGCTGTCGGTGATCAGCGACAACAGCGTCAGCATCATCGGTCCACCTCACCGACATTGATGTCGATGCTGCCGAGCGTGACGATCGCATCGGCGATCGTCTGACCGACCGTCATCTCGCGCAAAACGCTCAGGTTGATCAGCGAAGGCGCGCGCACGTGCCAGCGATAGGGCGCTGAGCTGCCATCGCTGACGACGTAGAAGCCGAGTTCGCCCTTCGGAGATTCGACGCGCGAGTACGCCTCGCCGACCGGCGGCCGAATCGCGAGCGGCACTTCGTTCTTGTGGGGGCCACCCGGCAGATCATGCATGCACTGGCGGATGATGCGCAGGCTCTGCTTCATCTCTTCGATGCGGATCACCATGCGGTCGTACGAGTCGCCGTTGTAGCCGACCGGGATCTCGAAATTGAGGCGGTCGTAGACGCAATAGGGATCGGCCTTGCGGATGTCCCAGGCGATGCCGGCGCTGCGCAGCATGGGCCCGCTGAGCGCCGCGTTGATCGCCTGCGCGGGCGTCACGACGCCGACGTCGCGGGCGCGCATCTGGATGATCTCGTTGCCGACGATGAGCGACTCGAGCTCCTCGAAGCGCGCCGGCAGGTCGTCGTTGACGAGCCGGTCGACGGCGGGGAGGAACTCCTCCGGAATATCGAATGCGACGCCGCCGATGCGCATGTAGTTGGTGGTGATGCGGGCGCCGCACACCATTTCGAAGAGATCCAGGACCTTCTCGCGGTCGCGGAAGCACCACATGACGGGCGTCTGCCAGGCGCCGCAGTCGTTGATGAACGCGCCCGTTGCCATCTCGTGGCTCGCCACGCGCTGCAACTCGGCAAAGATCGTGCGCAGGTACTGGCCGCGCTCCGGCACCTCGATGCCGGAGAGCTTTTCGACGGAGAGGCAGTAGCCGAGATTGCCGGTCATCGCCGCCAGGTAGTCCATGCGGTCCGTGAACGGGATGTTCTGCGTGTAGGTGCGCTCTTCGGCGAGCTTCTCCATGCTGCGATGGAGGTAGCCGACCACCATCTTCACATCGACGATGCGCTCGCCATCGATCACGGCGACCATGCGGAAGACGCCATGCGTGCTGGGATGCTGCGGCCCGATGTTGACTTCGACGAGGTCGGACTTGATCGGCACGTCGTACCTTTTTACTCGCCGGTGCCCGGTTCCCGCGGCCGGAACTCGCCGCCCGTTTGACCCTGCACCTGCTTCGGAAACTGGCTGAGGCCGGGCTTTTGGCCGCCCGGCAGCGCCATGAAGTCCTTGCGCAACGGATGGCCGGGGAACTTATCCCACAGAAACAGCCTGGTGAGCTGCGGGTGACCGGGAAACGCGACGCCCATCAGGTCGTAGACCTCGCGCTCCTGCAGGTTTGCGCCGATCCACAGCGGCGTGATCGATGGCACCTCCGGGCGCTCGTGATCGGTGGGCACCTTCACTTCGAAGATGTGGTTCTGCGCGAGCGACGCGAAGTGATACACGACATCGATGCGGGTGATGACATCGACGCTGCACATCTGCACGAGATACTTGCCATCGAGCGTTTCGTCGTCGCGCAGGAACTGCATGGCTTC
The sequence above is a segment of the Dehalococcoidia bacterium genome. Coding sequences within it:
- a CDS encoding NADH-quinone oxidoreductase subunit J, translated to MIEDNAIVIAFWSLSATTIVCALMVAAVRNLVHSVLFLALTFVGVAGIYIVLSADFVAVVQVLIYAGAVGVLMTFAIMLTPGADRLNSSTVFQAPALVLGLLVFGVICFVAIDTEWRTSDREAFATTAASLGEAFLKPYIVPFEVASVLLATAMIGAIILSRQETDDRG
- the nuoK gene encoding NADH-quinone oxidoreductase subunit NuoK, whose amino-acid sequence is MLTLTLHLEEVLIVGAALFSIGLYLALSKRNAIGILMGVELMLNAVNVTLLAFARFIESPRPLDGQVFATFVITIAAAEAAVALALAVAVYRHRETVNIDEIDVLRW
- a CDS encoding NADH-quinone oxidoreductase subunit D, translated to MPIKSDLVEVNIGPQHPSTHGVFRMVAVIDGERIVDVKMVVGYLHRSMEKLAEERTYTQNIPFTDRMDYLAAMTGNLGYCLSVEKLSGIEVPERGQYLRTIFAELQRVASHEMATGAFINDCGAWQTPVMWCFRDREKVLDLFEMVCGARITTNYMRIGGVAFDIPEEFLPAVDRLVNDDLPARFEELESLIVGNEIIQMRARDVGVVTPAQAINAALSGPMLRSAGIAWDIRKADPYCVYDRLNFEIPVGYNGDSYDRMVIRIEEMKQSLRIIRQCMHDLPGGPHKNEVPLAIRPPVGEAYSRVESPKGELGFYVVSDGSSAPYRWHVRAPSLINLSVLREMTVGQTIADAIVTLGSIDINVGEVDR
- the nuoL gene encoding NADH-quinone oxidoreductase subunit L, which codes for MLLPTIPEGIVWAILLLPIASLMTIGFITKPYPKLSGYVTIAAIGTAFAFSLWTLDSVIDNDGHRLALGTYEWLTISTDNTVLERAGGQSLTIDLALNIDGLSAIMLVVVTAVSLLVQIYSQGYMAGDGGYARYFAWMSLFTAAMLGLVMFDSILMVYVFWELVGLGSYLLIGFWFHKKSAADAAKKAFLTTRLGDIGFLLGILLIWTKADTFNIPVIQEMALSGELSDTVITLFALGVFAGAAGKSAQFPLHNWLPDAMEGPTPVSALIHAATMVAAGVYLVARMFPVFQASDDAMTTVAYIGGFTAIFAASMGIVMTDIKRVLAYSTISQLGYMMLALGVGGYVAAIFHLFTHAFFKALLFLGSGSVNHATGTFDMRKMGGLRNYMPITYFTFLIGSLSLAGVFPLAGFWSKDEILGSAWDDNQLLFWVAMIVVFMTAFYTFRAVFLTFHGEYKGGEPSEHGAHDAHGGEPHESPSVMALPLLILAVPAVLAGLLNAPFNQDIAHLLEGALPLESEELLHHAEFSWPIAIGSTALALAGIASAWLVYEAKTVRSEELQRVFGPAHTVVAEKYYVDELYEDVVVRNGLMGVVVAVTQWFDTNIVDGAVNGSANVTRRAGDGLRWLQSGSVQAYGSLGFAGLIVAAVLMLVLIEA
- the nuoH gene encoding NADH-quinone oxidoreductase subunit NuoH, which translates into the protein MMLTLLSLITDSWWDIRDLSNLTDAVYDLLRDDLNVPDWGIYVISGVVGTLGIISFIGGVAIINIWVERRVVGRMQSRLGPNRLGPFGLLQPVADAIKLMQKEVLQPKVADGLVFTLAPIAFTVPGIALFAVIPWGRNMVLADLDVGIVYLFAMSSLAALAVFIGGYGSNNKYALFGSMRVIAMLVTYEIPIVLSLLGVVMFAGTMNLQGIVLFQADNWLLLVMLQPLAFLIYFLSSTAELNRTPADLAEAESEIAGGYHVEYSGMKFGLYYAAELINAVAVSAIIATVFLGGWWMYELDQIVPGWMILIGKIYAVYFIFVWTRGTLPRFRIDQLLAFAWKWMTPMAIINILAVATEVMIWEETGWSAAVILPASIAINGALAGLLIVGWVRTMAPKFQRFPDRPRMYTTIDVPSLPAPAASELRETPV